aaaaacttacatatatttcatcacttttttaatctgtgtgaaaaaatgtcaaagtgacacttacatagaaacagagggagtaaaaCTTCTGTTTTGTTCTTCTTTGTTCATTTATCTAGACACCTCCTTTGAGAAGAACTATATAACTCTTCGTTCTTTGCCAATGATAGATTGCGCACAAAAAACACTCCCATCCATGCATGGACAATTACAATCGAATTATGAATTGGTATGTTTAGAAATTCAGATGTTTTTTGCCAAAACATCAGTCATCTGTTATATATcgcgagtttttttttttcttttgcaaagtCTACATCAGCAACGTAAACCAAATTCTTTTCTATACTGCACAATGCAAGACAATCCCACAagatactaaaaacaaaaacgaacAAATATAAACtagaaaaacatattataacacgaatatatatatatatatatatatattgaggtCATTTAGACACAATCAGTTTCGGTCAAAACCTGAACCATTGTCTGCATAACTCTCACTTTCATTTCCAAAGCCAAAATATAATCTGCCGTCTGTCTAAAGAGTCCATTCAAACCTTCcgatggtttggtgttgggaATAAGCTCTTTCAGCGTCTTCACTCGTCTGTTAATTGAACGACACTGTCTTCTATGAGATTCTAAACTCTTCTTCGATCGGGGCATGATCTTCTTCACAAGTGCCCTTCGATCTCTTTGCCTTCTCATCAAAACCCAAAGTTCCTTTCTTTGTCCTTCTAATGTTACTCCCATAATTGTAAATGATGcaagaatatttttttggttaatgtGATGAAAGAATGGTTTATAGACAAGTGATAAGAACTCTACAATGATGATTTAATATGATCCCAATATGAGACGGCCTCGTAGTTTATATACACAGATAAATAGGTAAGCGACCTTTTGATATAACTTCAAATGGATATTACAGCTTCTGAGAAGGTTCTCTTTTCTATCCAAAAAGAATTGGATGATATTTGGACAAGTGTCCACAaggttgttttgttttgtgttttaaaatgtCGTTAATTGATGGATAATTAGGGTTTAGATTAGATTAGAGGTAATGTCACCAAAATACAACTGGATGCACATGCACTCACATGATTTTCCATCATCACCTAACTATCCTATATGCTTAAGAACACCATCTTTTTCCCCGTTCACATCACCATGAAACACCCTGTCTTATTCCTCCTTTGTTGGgctttataattttatattaacttCCGGCCAATTAGTTTGAGTTTATGAAAGTTGGCGAATAACGATAAGAATGTAATTATCTTTATGCTTTATTTCTTATAGATTAGATACTTATCTAATTTACACGCAATGCATGCAGTCGGTCTATTAAGAAGGTGGTGCTTGAAATatgataagtttttttttgaagaaaggCTTGAAATATGATAAGTTGATAAGATGGAATTTGTGTTTGTATATCTTTCCGGTTgataaaatttcagaaaatgcATCCACGTTTTGATTTTCCTACGATGCATTTAGTATGAATTGATATCCATTTATAGATAATGATACTATATGGCTATTTGGTTGTTCATTAGTTGCGCCGGCTTATATTAGCTGGAAACAATGAGATGCAAATGACCCAGAAAAACCAGTCATTATGAGTTATGACACCTCCTAGTTTTAggtgttttatttttctaggCAAAGTAGATAACGATGTTGGCGAATGGGATaatgttttgatttaaaaagACATAAGAACATGCGAGTATCTTCAATGTTTCTTTGAATTTTTGAACTTcatatttaagatttttaaatcGCGAGTGGATTTAATCGAAACATCTCAAAAGATTATTTCCTTTGCTCGTCATGTGTTTGTGTgtttattcatattaaaataaaacaacaagaAACAGATTCGTAGAGCAATATTGATCAGATACCCTCGCAGACTATTTGATTCAATGTATTCTCTCACCGCCGTCAACACGAAACAATGTACTTTGTagttttttatacatatttgatATATGTACGTCTcgtataatattaatta
This genomic stretch from Raphanus sativus cultivar WK10039 chromosome 3, ASM80110v3, whole genome shotgun sequence harbors:
- the LOC130509243 gene encoding transcription factor UPBEAT1-like, translated to MGVTLEGQRKELWVLMRRQRDRRALVKKIMPRSKKSLESHRRQCRSINRRVKTLKELIPNTKPSEGLNGLFRQTADYILALEMKVRVMQTMVQVLTETDCV